CAGTATCCCGTCCAGCTGGCACTGCAATAGAAAGATTTGTTCGTTCACACTCCACTACTTTCTGATGCAATCTATCACATTCAACACATACGAGCATTTATCAAATTattacaaaacaatacaaaaagtATTTACCAGCAGATTGAATCCATGTTTGATTTTCTGTAGAAAAGATGTGTATTCCTCCCAGGATGGCATACTGACTGCTGGAAGGGAAACCATCAGATACAAACATCTGTGCCATCAGTACAATAAAACCTTTACAAAGTCAAATCTCCATATTTTCTTTCTTAGTTAGAGAAGTCTGTGGAAAGATAAACTGGAAAAGGATATTACCATTTTTCTTCTTAAACCCCTTTTTCTTCCTGCTTGTGTCCTCTTGTGATTGTGCATTTAATACAGCAGAAACCTTTTCCATAAAGATCTCTATATCACCTATgacatgatttaaaatgttctgtggAACAGAACACAAGCATGAATTAAAACATAGTCACATGTAGgagctttaaaacaaactgtcaTGTGTGAACGAGAGTTTGTCCTTGAGCTCTGTAGGATGATGAGTCTACCTCCTGTAACTAACAGTTTAATATTAGTACCAACCACGTTCCTCTCTTCGTCTGTTTGCGCAGGTGAATAAGGGACCTCTTGGCTAATCTGGAAATCATGGAAATCAGGTTGGCCCGCTGGTTCTGGTGAGCTGTAGCCCCGTGGAGGCATCAATATTTCTACAGGGCAAGAAAGTTTAGAAACAATCATCAACATGACTGTACTACTTGAGAAAGTTGACACAGTATGAATCACACTTGATGGGAGTATTTGCAAAGGCATTCCCTCAAACTGCTGATATTTTTAAGAGCACATAATAAAGTGTAAATTCAATCATGTTTCAATGTGCATATAGAGCCTCAGATCAAGCCGTACCTGATTCTCTCCACATTGGGGGTGGGTGGTCAGGTGGTGGAGGTGAGCTCCTCTCTCGCTGTTCAGGACGAGGGCCAGCCTGCCGGAAACTTCCTGGAGCATGTTGCCCAACTAGGTTCTCAAGATCACTCCTAAACAATACGAACAGAAAGAAGTGAATGCATTTGggctttctttattttccttttctcgTATAATCTCTGCTTAACATGATGACTCCTGATACCTGATGTTATACGGCTCTCTAACATCTGGCTCCACACCTCCTCTTTGGACTGCCTTATCCAGGTCATTCTTGATGATCTCCGCCTGGTAAAACAGACATGGCGTTCAGTGAAACACCCAGTTGACATCAGCAAATAGAGCCTGTTATGAAATAGTGATAATGGTTCCAGAGATTGCACATTACAACATGACTAACTCGTCCTTTTTTCTCTGGAGGGCTTTAGGAGGTCAAAGATGGGATAAGGAGTGCACTGAGGGATGTGGTGAAATGTGACTCACCCCAGTCTCGTCACACTGGAACATGTAGACCTGAGAGAGGCGTTTGTTTTGCTCTTGCACTGTTATCGTGAGCAGAgagttgtaggagcagctgtccagCACAGCTTTGGTTTTCAGGATGGAGCTCAAAGGCAGCACCTCCAGTTCGGCCTTtagagtgacatcacagagttATTAGAATACACAAATCAATGATTAAAAGTATAGATGCATTCAAGCTGCTTTCTGActtaacatttctttgtttctaaTGAAATGTCTATATGTCAGCGGAAAATGTTTGTCTCGGTCTTATTTGACTTATAAACAATGGAGCGTTGGATAATGTTTCCCAGCAACCTTTAGTTTTACTCAATATTGCAATTgataaaaaatgcaaaacaaaaaccaacataaaataatacaattctTAAAGGTAACATATGATGGAAAATatactttaccatgttttctaacactaatatgagtttctagcctgtctacaaacccctcaattatgagaaaagtccatcctctctgtcttttgcctgctccacttttcagacaatgtgtttttttattacctgTTTTGTCAACTGCTGAACTTACCAAACTAATAAAGCACCTCGCACATGTTTCTTTATCTACATACTTTACAAAGCTTTTGTGggcattttttaaaggtttattttgggctttttatctttaagagacaggacagtggatagagtcagaattTGGGGAAACAGACGTGAGGGAAAGGATCCAcatgtcggatttgaacccgggctgcctgcttggaggactatagcctccacaCTGCTACGCACATGGGGtacatgcactaaccactaggctacctgcgaccctttaatgttttatataaacAGAACactacaaccacacacacacacatacacacacacacgcacacggtttttgttaaattaaagcTGACAGTTGTGGTTAGTTATTTTACTTAGATAACGCTTCATtcataatttgttttttgtgtcttgtgGTGCCAGGCTATTTATCAAAGATTTGTCTTGAAGGCAAATTGAATTCCAAATAATAAAGTgataatttataaataaataaatatcggTTTCCTACCAAATCATTTTTGTTACCTtagtcaaacacaaaaacatgctaGACAATGCCCCCGACTGCAGATCAGACCTTATCAAAAGAAACAGACTGTCTCGCAGATTGTCATGGTGATAAAATCTGTTGAGTTTCATCTAAAGAATGCAGCCACTCACTTTTGTCTCGATGTCACTAAGGAGCAGATATCCTCCCTGAACCTCCATGATCATCTCCTGGGACCATATGCGGCCTTTGGCATCCAGCCTCTTGAGTTTGGCCATGCAGCCTTCCACCGTCTTCACCTCCTTGCCGTCCAGCTCGCAGGTGAACAGGTGCTGTGGAATCAGTGTGGAGGGTCATGGATAAGAGGAAGGTCTTACTGTTAGAAATACAGTATGTGTCCATTCTGGCTGATTTACCTCCACTCTGACGTGAAGGTTGTCAGGTTTTCTGTTCAGCTCCTCTGAGTACTCCTTTCTCtgcactgtttttaaaaacattgttaaatGAAGTATCACAAAAATGAACATAAGATTTGAGTTTTGTGTGAACATACTATAGATTGATTTGCCGCTGGGCCTGGACATGTTTCTCTGCAATGAAGAAGCCTTAAAGTCATCTTGCTGGAAAGCTCGTCTCTGTTGAGGGAGGTCATCTGGTGTAAATCCCCTGAAGCACAATTAAAGGCGATTATTTAAACAGGAGAGCAAAAGAAATGGCTGTAAAAATAACAATCATGGTCACACAGCTGTGTTGTAATAAACCtgataataaaatgaaattGACTGACCTCGGGGCATAAGAGAAAGGTCCACTGtttccaaacattttcaaacaaatgtttgtcttttcttattaGCGAGAATCACTCCAGTCCGACCTGTAAGAAAAGATGTTCCTAAAGACACAGTAGAGGAGCATGCTTAATAACACCAGGTTTATATTAAACCAGGTCAGATGGTTGCAGAGATAGTCCTTCCATAAggacaaattatttatttactcagaTGGGATATTGACAGATTTTACAGCTAAAAGCCAGACTTTGTAGCTTTTAAAGCAACCTTCCTCATACAGTCAAAATCAAATTCCCAAACAATAGAAAATACTCAACACACAGGGGTTTAAATGCTACAATCTTACTGGGTCTGGTAACACCACTTCTTCAACGTGTCAGGCGCTAGCTGGTGAGAggaactttaaaataaaaactgattacAATGGAGTCATTTATTTTACTTCTACAACACATTTCTTTGGTAGATTAAGATTGACCACTATCTCTTTCATGTTAACTTTTGGCTACACTCAACAGAAGTTACAGGCTTACAAAACTTAAATGCACACCGAAGCCAATAATAAAACACTTCAGAGAAATACTTAAAATAGTTAAACTGTTAGTGATTCACAGTGAAAATTAACAAAGAGCTAATAATTATTAATCCACCTGTGTTTTTGAGAACTTTTCTTCCTGATTGGatccaaaacaaaataatgagtAAACTATTGTTTAGGTTGTTTGGACCCAGAAACTCATTTTCTATGTATCAACAGGttgaagacacaaacacgcatCGAGTAAGAAACATAATGAAGCAAAAACCAAGTAAACACATCACTGTTCAGTTTAAACTGGCATACAACTGCTTCATTGAATATATGTTCGGAGCCTTACTTTCGGCAAGAGCTTAGACGTCTTCATTCTTAACACGATATTAATGCCACTAGCAGTCAGTTTCTGTAACCTCCCTTAAACAAAAACCTTGAATCCTATAACCCTCACATCGTTTCTTTATCCTGTTTTTACCTGTCAGCGTCAGCTCTGTTCTGCTgtcatcttctcttctttcaaaCTGATTTTCCACCACCAACCCTCACAGCTTAGCATTCAATTTTAACTTCCTGCCTCAAGTCAAGAGGATCAAAGTGCAACTATGTGACGGGAGTGACAGATCAGAGAGGTTGGTCCGATTTGTCACTGAAGGATCAGTGTTGGGTGAGGGTAGAATAATCTGCAGCTTATTATGGGTCCAAAGGTTTAGAAAGTATCTCCTTAAGGGAGATCAAAGGTCTGAGGTACTCCAGAAAACACTCTTATGCAATAATCTATCTGAGGCTCATTCAATTGTGgatataaaaatgtgtcacCACATATATTGAGAACTACAATTATtgacaagaaagacaaaagcTTTCCCTGAAGTGGAAGAACACAAACTAGCCAGTTGTAGTTGAATTAAAGAAccatttattttacacttaTCCGACGTGTAAATACTGTACACACCCATTATATTGACAGAGACAATCTTTAAAGGAGGAAATAGTTTATTCTGTAAAGAAAAGTGAGCATCTCGTCGTGGGCCGAAGACTCCGGGGGTAAGAGTAGACTGGACAAGTTTAGGCCATGGCCTGGGTGGACTTGGCCAGAGCCTTCAGATCTGAGATGCACTTGGCAATGCTCTCCttctcctgaaacacacaaaaaaagaaaacaaatagatAAGAACAACTTAGAACATGAGCAGCTAAAAGGAAGTTATTAGGAAAACCAATAACCTAATATAGAGAACTTCATGAGTAGGGACTTTTCTATTTTGTTATTATGGTTGTCCTGTTATCGAAGTAAATGAGTCTATCTGgaacaaatatttaaacatatttatttaaatcaggaCCTAATTTCTAAAAGCTGCATTGGccgaaatataaaacattttttaactttcCTTTTGTGCAATCAATTTTCTCCAAAGTTATAGATGCATCTGTGTTGAGGTTCTTGTATAACAAGCCAATTTTTCCTTAGAATATATTTCCAATCACACTGACTAACAGACCTTTGCTGGGGTCGTTCACCGGCATAGAAAGACTGACCTGCTGAGGGGTGATGCTGCCGACGACACTCTTCTCCACCCAGTTAACCATGTGCTCCTGCTCCATCCGGCGGTTGAGGTCCTGCAGGGCGACCTGGTAGTCCAAACGCCTCTTCACCTCATGGGTCACCATGTGTAGCCTCTCTCTGTAGTTTGTCTCCAACAGCATGGCCACATtgttctgaaatgaaaaaacaagttACTGCTGTCCTGttaatgatgttaaaaaatatctgGACTACATCTGCTAAATCTGCTTAACAGGATTTATTCCTTCTTTACTCTCTCTTAACAAAGGGTTAGAATTAATTGACAAAATGATTGAAGtgaccagagagagaaaagtctAAATATGATCTTTAATTTATTAActattttcaaatgaaaaaaaacaagatttgagttttttttacatccacaGGACAAAAATGCCAAATGCTCATGTGTCCAAAGTAAGTCATGTCATGTTTATACTTAATTGACTAAAAATTTCTTATTCTCAATTCAGTGAGATATCTGGCTTATGCGTTGCGTAGATCAGCATCATCTCTaatcaccttttttgattttttaatttttgtttttccttttcctggTTCTGTAGCTCACCATGTTAAGTACCAGTTACAGATCGTTTTAGTCTCTCTCAATATTGTGGTAATGCCAACTTGTTACCAGCAGAGGGCAATATTGTCAGAGGTACATGATGTTTATTTTACTCCTGAGCTCAAAGTAACAGGAGTGTCTAGTAGTTACAATCAGTCAATACATTCAATGTAGTTTTAAACAGTGTAGACAAAGacgtttttaaataaatataccGCCCACCTTCTTAGCATCAAAGAGCAATGATCTTCCCTCGGCTCTCCACTgttccttcttctcttcttcaatAGCCTGACTCAGGCTGGT
This region of Labrus bergylta chromosome 12, fLabBer1.1, whole genome shotgun sequence genomic DNA includes:
- the eps8l3b gene encoding epidermal growth factor receptor kinase substrate 8-like protein 3b isoform X1 — encoded protein: MFGNSGPFSYAPRGFTPDDLPQQRRAFQQDDFKASSLQRNMSRPSGKSIYMQRKEYSEELNRKPDNLHVRVEHLFTCELDGKEVKTVEGCMAKLKRLDAKGRIWSQEMIMEVQGGYLLLSDIETKAELEVLPLSSILKTKAVLDSCSYNSLLTITVQEQNKRLSQVYMFQCDETGAEIIKNDLDKAVQRGGVEPDVREPYNIRSDLENLVGQHAPGSFRQAGPRPEQRERSSPPPPDHPPPMWRESEILMPPRGYSSPEPAGQPDFHDFQISQEVPYSPAQTDEERNVNILNHVIGDIEIFMEKVSAVLNAQSQEDTSRKKKGFKKKNAVSMPSWEEYTSFLQKIKHGFNLLCQLDGILTSPTAPDFVHIFFNILSMIVPQYPVDLPPTVLSPLLTVSTLRLLSQVVSLEEDNLWRSLGDPWNIPSSRWPDDVPVYIPEFYDGWQPPPPSHKSSRLPYQNRSNDQRFSPDSLVREEPMSNGQWRSPPPPPQPRPTEPPLYMRVIYNFMARSNQELSIMKGEVVQVVQKSKQWWLVRNSQNEEGNVPQNVLEAIKSGGPTEDLDRDTRSALSLDLTSRPAQVRAWLENKGFSKITVNSLGVLTGQLLLGMTKNEIRTVCPEEGGKVFFHLQAVKSAIALASEPSGPYNGQYY
- the eps8l3b gene encoding epidermal growth factor receptor kinase substrate 8-like protein 3b isoform X2, which produces MFGNSGPFSYAPRGFTPDDLPQQRRAFQQDDFKASSLQRNMSRPSGKSIYMQRKEYSEELNRKPDNLHVRVEHLFTCELDGKEVKTVEGCMAKLKRLDAKGRIWSQEMIMEVQGGYLLLSDIETKAELEVLPLSSILKTKAVLDSCSYNSLLTITVQEQNKRLSQVYMFQCDETGAEIIKNDLDKAVQRGGVEPDVREPYNIRSDLENLVGQHAPGSFRQAGPRPEQRERSSPPPPDHPPPMWRESEILMPPRGYSSPEPAGQPDFHDFQISQEVPYSPAQTDEERNVNILNHVIGDIEIFMEKVSAVLNAQSQEDTSRKKKGFKKKNVSMPSWEEYTSFLQKIKHGFNLLCQLDGILTSPTAPDFVHIFFNILSMIVPQYPVDLPPTVLSPLLTVSTLRLLSQVVSLEEDNLWRSLGDPWNIPSSRWPDDVPVYIPEFYDGWQPPPPSHKSSRLPYQNRSNDQRFSPDSLVREEPMSNGQWRSPPPPPQPRPTEPPLYMRVIYNFMARSNQELSIMKGEVVQVVQKSKQWWLVRNSQNEEGNVPQNVLEAIKSGGPTEDLDRDTRSALSLDLTSRPAQVRAWLENKGFSKITVNSLGVLTGQLLLGMTKNEIRTVCPEEGGKVFFHLQAVKSAIALASEPSGPYNGQYY